The Atlantibacter hermannii genomic interval TCGCCGCCAGCCCGAAGGTCAGCCACAGCAGCGTACGGTCATACATCACGATGCTGTTGGCGTCTTTATCCCGCGACCCCATCACCCAGCCTTTTAATGCCACGAACAGCCATGCCAGGATGCCGAATCCCGGAAGGCGTGGCGCGCGTGGCAGGCGCAGGCGAGGAAGAGACAACCGCATCAGCCTAGCTCCTTCGCAAGGCGGGTAAACACATCGCCGCGCTGTTCAAAGTTTTTAAACTGGTCGAGGCTGGCGCAGGCAGGTGACAGAAGAACCATATCTCCTGGCTGAACCTTGCCGGCGATAATCCGCATCGCTTCTTCCATGGTATTCGTCCGGGTAGCGACTTCAGGACGCAACGCAGCCAGCTCCGCTCCGTCGCGGCCAAAACAGTACAGATGGATGTTATTTCCCTGCAGGTAGCGATTGAGCGGCGAAAAATCGGCGGATTTACCGTCCCCACCCAGCAACAAATGCAGCGTGCCATCCACATGCAGGCCGTTAAGCGCTGCTTCCGTGCTACCGACATTGGTGGCTTTGGAATCATTAATCCAGCGCACGCCGTTATGGTCGTAAGCCAGCTGGAAGCGGTGCGCCAGGCCAGTAAAGGTGGTCAACGCCTGCAGACTACTGGAGCGTGGCAAACCCACGGCATCCGCCAGAGCCAGCGCCGCCAGGGCATTGGTATAATTATGGCGCCCGACGATTTTCATCTCTTTCGCATTGAGGATCTTCTCGCCCTTCACCCGCAACCAGGTGTCGCCCTGTTGATGATTCAGGTGGTAATCACCCACATCAATCCCAAAGCTTACGCAACGCTCATCGGCACCGCGTACCGGCATAGTGAGCGCGTCGTCGGCGTTTACCACACAGACCTGCGCGTTTTCATAAATTTTGAGTTTGCGGCGCGATATTGCTGAAGCCCGAACGGATAGCGATCCATATGATCTTCCGTTACGTTGAGCACGTTCGCCGCTTTGGCGCGCAGGCTATAGGTGGTTTCCAGCTGGAAACTGGAGAGCTCCAGTACATAGAGCTCTTTTTCAGGATCCAGCAGCATCAGCGCAGGCAGGCCGATATTACCGCCCACACCAACGCTGACACCCGCCGCTTTCGCCATTTCGCCCACCAGCGTCGTTACGGTACTTTTACCGTTTGAGCCGGTGATGGCGACGATGGGCGCTTGCGCTTCACGACAGAACAGCTCGATATCGCCAATGATTTCAATCCCTGCATCCGCCGCCGCGCTCAGTGAAGGATGCGCCAGCGCGATGCCGGGGCTGGCGATGATCAGGTCTGCGTCCAGCAACCAGTTGTCATTCAACGATCCCAGATGGCGTTCGACAGCCTCAGGAAGATTATCAAGGCCCGGCGGCGCCTGGCGTGTATCCATCACACGCGGCGTCACACCGCGCGCCAGGAAAAAGTCCACGCAGGAGAGTCCGGTTAATCCGAGACCGATGATGACGACTTTCTTACCCTGATAATCTGCCATGATTAACGTACCTTCAGCGTCGCCAGGCCAATCAGCACCAGCATCAGCGAAATAATCCAGAAGCGCACAATGACACGCGGTTCCGGCCAGCCTTTCAGTTCATAGTGGTGATGGATCGGCGCCATGCGGAAAATACGTTGCCCGCGCAGCTTAAACGACCCCACCTGAAGGATCACCGACAGGGTTTCCACAACAAATACGCCGCCCATGATCACTAACAGGAATTCCTGACGCAGTAGCACTGCAATAATGCCCAGTGCGCCGCCGAGTGCCAGGGAACCGACGTCACCCATAAAGACCTGCGCCGGATAGGTGTTGAACCACAGGAAACCGAGCCCTGCGCCGACGATGGCCGTACAGACAATCACTAACTCGCCTGCATGACGCAGATATGGAATATGCAAATAGTTCGCGAAATTCATGTTGCCGGTCGCCCAGGCAACCAGCGCGAAACCTGCCGCGACGAACACCGTCGGCATAATCGCCAGGCCATCCAGACCGTCGGTCAGGTTGACTGCGTTACCGGTGCCGACAATCACGAAATACGCCAGGATCACATAGAAAATGCCCAGTTGCGGCATGACATCTTTAAAGAACGGCACCACCAGTTCTGTTGCCGGCGTGTCTTTGCCTGCCATATACAGAGCAAACGCCACTGTCAGCGCAATCACCGACATCCAGAAGTACTTCCAGCGGGCAATCAGGCCTTTGGTATCTTTACGAACCACCTTGCGGTAATCGTCAACAAAGCCCACCGCGCCATAACCCACCAGTACAAACAGAACGCACCACACGTAAGGGTTTGACGGATAAGCCCACAACAGCACGGAAATGACGATAGAGGTCAGGATCATAATCCCGCCCATGGTCGGCGTACCGCGTTTGCTGAAATGCGACTCAGGACCATCGTTACGTACGACCTGGCCGAAGGAGAGCTTTTGTAAATGCGCGATCATGCGCGGCCCCATCCATAAGGAGATAAACAGGGCGGTCAGCAGGCTGACAATGGCGCGAAACGTCAGGTAGGAAAAGACGTTGAAGCCGGAATAATATTTGACCATATACTCGGCCAGCCAAACTAACATGTCGCGTTCTCCTGTAATGCGCGAACCACCTCTTCCATGGCGGAGCTGCGTGAACCCTTCACTAAAATTGTCATAATCTTATGTTCCGCCCGTAACGCGTTAAGACGTTCGATGACGGCTTTTTTATCCTGAAAATGTTCGCCTGCGCCGCTGGCCTGGCTCAAAATTTCGCTGGCTTTGCCAACGCTTAATACTTTATCGACACCGCCGCTTTCGCCGCCTCGCCGACTTCGCGATGGCAGGCCTCGGACTCAGCGCCTAATTCCGCCATATCGCCCACCACCATGACGCGGTAGCCCGGCATTTCGCTCAGTACCTGCGCCGCCGCCGTCATCGAGCCAACGTTCGCGTTATAACTGTCATCCAGCAGCAGTTGGTTTTCTGTCAGTGTGATCGGGAACAGACGGCCCGGTACGGCTTTCAGTTTCGCAAGCCCGGCTTTGATCGCGTTATGGCCTGCACCGACTGCCATCGCCAACGCGCTCGCCGCGAGGGCGTTTGCGATGTTATGCCGCCCCGGCAGAGGCAGCAGCACGTCCACATTTCCGGTTGGCGTGACAATCGTCAGCTCGGTGCCGCGGCTGGTAATATGCACATTGGTCGCGCTGAAATCGCTACCGGCAGCGTTCGGTGAGAAGCGCCACACTTTGCGATCGCCAATCACGCTCTGCCAGTTGAGCCAGTCGTTATTGTCGGCATTCAGGATCGCGATGCCGTCCTGCGGAAGGCCGGAATAAATCTCGCCTTTCGCTTTCGCCACACCAGCCAGCGACCCAAACCCCTCCAGATGCGCGGCGGCGAGATTATTCACCAGCGCCGCTTCCGGCCGGGTCAGCGCCACAGTCCAGGCGATTTCGCCCTGATGATTAGCGCCCAGTTCAATCACTGCGTACTGGTGCTCTGGCGTCAGGCGAAGCAATGTCATCGGCACGCCGATGTCATTATTTAGATTACCGGCGGTAAAAAGTGTATTGCCGCATTCACTTAGGATGGATGCGGTCATCTCTTTAACAGAGGTTTTACCCGAAGAACCGGTTAACGCCACAACACGCGTCGGTACCTGTGAGCGCACCCACGCCCCGAGTTCGCCAAACGCATGACGCGTGTCGGCGACGATAATCTGCGGCAACGCCACATCCACCGGTCGGCTGACCAGCAATGCCCCTGCCCCGCCTTGCTGAGCGGTTTGCACAAAATCGTGCGCATCAAAACGCTCGCCTTTCAGCGCCACAAACAGACATCCCGGCGTTAATTTGCGGGTATCAGTGGTCACGGCCTCGATGGAGCGGTCATCGCCACGTAATTCGCCACCTAACACCGTGGCGAGCTGTTTTAAAGAAACCGGGATCATGCGACAACTCCCAGTAAACGAGCGGCGGTCACACGGTCTGAATAGTCCAGACGGCGCGCACCAACGATTTGGTAATCCTCATGCCCTTTACCGGCAATCAGAACGACGTCATTTTCTTTAGCCTGCATGATCGCATTGGTTACCGCTTCGGCCCGGCCTTCAACGGCGCGAGCGCGACCAGCGTCCATCATTCCTGCCAGAATGTCGGTGATAATCGCTTTCGGATCTTCGGTACGCGGGTTGTCGTCGGTAACGACCACCACATCGGCGAACTGCTCGGCAATGGCGCCCATCAGCGGACGTTTGCCTTTATCGCGGTCTCCACCACAACCGAACACGCACCACAGCTTGCCCGCGCAATGTAGTCGCGCGGCTTCCAGCGCTTTTTCCAGCGCGTCAGGCGTATGGGCGTAATCCACGACCACGGTCGGTTTGTTCGGCGCACTGAACACTTCCATGCGGCCACACACCGGTTGTAAACGCGGAGCTGTTTCCAGCAATGCCGGCAGCGGATAATCCAGCGCCAGTAACGTTGCCAGCGCCAACAGCAGATTACTGACATTAAATGCCCCCATCAGGCGGCTCTCAATTTCGCCAGTGCCCCATGAGGATTCAAAACGGATAGTCGCCCCGCTATCGTGATAATTCACGTCACTGGCCTTCAGCCAGCGGCCATGACAGGCGGGATTGATGTGGTCTTCCATCGAAACCGCAACGGCATCGGGCAACTGGGTCAGCCAACGACGGCCTACCTCGTCATCGGCGTTAATGATCGCCTGACCATAGTGATGAGAGGAAAAGAGTTGCCATTTAGCGGCTTCATAGCTCTCCATGTCGCCATGGTAGTCCAGATGGTCGCGGCTCAGGTTGGTGAACGCACTGGCGGCAAAGGTCAGCGCCGCAACACGGTGCTGCACCAGACCGTGAGAAGAGACTTCCATCGCGGCAAAAGTTGCGCCCTGATCGGCCAATCCGCCCAACACCTGTTGAACATCCACGGCGGAACCGGTGGTATTTTCGGTCGGACTGACTTTGCCCAGTAAACCGTTACCCACGGTGCCCATTACCGCGCTGGTTTCGCCTAACAGCTGAGTCCATTGCGCCAGTAATTGCGTGGTGGTAGTTTTCCCGTTGGTGCCTGTTACGCCCACCAGGCGGAGCCGTTGACTCGGCTCATGGTAAAAACGGCCCGCCAACGCGGAAAGCCGTTCGTTTAACTGTTCGAGAAAGATAACCGGAACGCCGTGAATTTCACGGACTTCACCGTCAGTGGCTTCGCCTTTCGCTTCCGCCACAATGGCAGCTACACCTTGCGCTATCGCCTGCGGGATAAATCGACGCCCGTCCGCCTGATGACCGACCACTGCCACAAAGAGATCGCCTGCGGCAGCCAAACGGCTGTCGAGCGTCATCTCACGTAGCGCGCGCGCAGGTAAACCCGTTACCCACGGCGCAAGAAGGTCGCGCAAATTACGATCTGCCACCTGTTCCCTCTGCTTGATTAATTACAAATTCACTCTTTTCGCCCGTAGCCAGGGCATCTGGTTCGATATTCATGGTGCGTAATACGCCGCCCATTATGGCTCCGAACACCGGTGCAGAAACGGCACCACCGTAATATTTACCTGCCTGCGGGTCGTTAATGACCACCACCAGCGCAAAGCGCGGATGGCTCGCCGGAGCGACGCCCGCGGTGTAAGCAATATATTTATTGATGTAGCGCCCATCGGGGCCTACTTTTTTCGCCGTACCGGTCTTGATGGCGATGCGGTAACCTTTGATTGCCGCCTTCACGCCGCCGCCGCCTGGCAGCGCCACGCTTTCCATCATATGCACGACGGTACGTACTACGGATTCATTGAAATACGCTCGCCGGGTACCGGCGGGTCGACTTTGGTTATCGACAGGGGACGATAAATCCCATAGCTGCCGATGGTTGCGTAGACTCGCGCTAACTGTAACGGCGTTACCATTAGCCCGTAGCCGAAAGAGAAGGTGGCCCTCTCTATGTCAGACCACCGTTGTTTTTGAGGATATAAGCCACTGCGTTCTCCGACCAACCCCAAATTGGTCGCTTTACCCAGTCC includes:
- the mraY gene encoding phospho-N-acetylmuramoyl-pentapeptide-transferase; the protein is MLVWLAEYMVKYYSGFNVFSYLTFRAIVSLLTALFISLWMGPRMIAHLQKLSFGQVVRNDGPESHFSKRGTPTMGGIMILTSIVISVLLWAYPSNPYVWCVLFVLVGYGAVGFVDDYRKVVRKDTKGLIARWKYFWMSVIALTVAFALYMAGKDTPATELVVPFFKDVMPQLGIFYVILAYFVIVGTGNAVNLTDGLDGLAIMPTVFVAAGFALVAWATGNMNFANYLHIPYLRHAGELVIVCTAIVGAGLGFLWFNTYPAQVFMGDVGSLALGGALGIIAVLLRQEFLLVIMGGVFVVETLSVILQVGSFKLRGQRIFRMAPIHHHYELKGWPEPRVIVRFWIISLMLVLIGLATLKVR
- the murF_1 gene encoding UDP-N-acetylmuramoyl-tripeptide--D-alanyl-D-ala ni ne ligase, whose product is MIPVSLKQLATVLGGELRGDDRSIEAVTTDTRKLTPGCLFVALKGERFDAHDFVQTAQQGGAGALLVSRPVDVALPQIIVADTRHAFGELGAWVRSQVPTRVVALTGSSGKTSVKEMTASILSECGNTLFTAGNLNNDIGVPMTLLRLTPEHQYAVIELGANHQGEIAWTVALTRPEAALVNNLAAAHLEGFGSLAGVAKAKGEIYSGLPQDGIAILNADNNDWLNWQSVIGDRKVWRFSPNAAGSDFSATNVHITSRGTELTIVTPTGNVDVLLPLPGRHNIANALAASALAMAVGAGHNAIKAGLAKLKAVPGRLFPITLTENQLLLDDSYNANVGSMTAAAQVLSEMPGYRVMVVGDMAELGAESEACHREVGEAAKAAVSIKY
- the ftsI_1 gene encoding peptidoglycan synthetase FtsI is translated as MMESVALPGGGGVKAAIKGYRIAIKTGTAKKVGPDGRYINKYIAYTAGVAPASHPRFALVVVINDPQAGKYYGGAVSAPVFGAIMGGVLRTMNIEPDALATGEKSEFVINQAEGTGGRS
- the murD_2 gene encoding UDP-N-acetylmuramoylalanine--D-glutamate ligase, with product MADYQGKKVVIIGLGLTGLSCVDFFLARGVTPRVMDTRQAPPGLDNLPEAVERHLGSLNDNWLLDADLIIASPGIALAHPSLSAAADAGIEIIGDIELFCREAQAPIVAITGSNGKSTVTTLVGEMAKAAGVSVGVGGNIGLPALMLLDPEKELYVLELSSFQLETTYSLRAKAANVLNVTEDHMDRYPFGLQQYRAANSKFMKTRRSVW
- the murE gene encoding UDP-N-acetylmuramoylalanyl-D-glutamate--2, 6-diaminopimelate ligase encodes the protein MADRNLRDLLAPWVTGLPARALREMTLDSRLAAAGDLFVAVVGHQADGRRFIPQAIAQGVAAIVAEAKGEATDGEVREIHGVPVIFLEQLNERLSALAGRFYHEPSQRLRLVGVTGTNGKTTTTQLLAQWTQLLGETSAVMGTVGNGLLGKVSPTENTTGSAVDVQQVLGGLADQGATFAAMEVSSHGLVQHRVAALTFAASAFTNLSRDHLDYHGDMESYEAAKWQLFSSHHYGQAIINADDEVGRRWLTQLPDAVAVSMEDHINPACHGRWLKASDVNYHDSGATIRFESSWGTGEIESRLMGAFNVSNLLLALATLLALDYPLPALLETAPRLQPVCGRMEVFSAPNKPTVVVDYAHTPDALEKALEAARLHCAGKLWCVFGCGGDRDKGKRPLMGAIAEQFADVVVVTDDNPRTEDPKAIITDILAGMMDAGRARAVEGRAEAVTNAIMQAKENDVVLIAGKGHEDYQIVGARRLDYSDRVTAARLLGVVA
- the murD_1 gene encoding UDP-N-acetylmuramoylalanine--D-glutamate ligase, with product MVNADDALTMPVRGADERCVSFGIDVGDYHLNHQQGDTWLRVKGEKILNAKEMKIVGRHNYTNALAALALADAVGLPRSSSLQALTTFTGLAHRFQLAYDHNGVRWINDSKATNVGSTEAALNGLHVDGTLHLLLGGDGKSADFSPLNRYLQGNNIHLYCFGRDGAELAALRPEVATRTNTMEEAMRIIAGKVQPGDMVLLSPACASLDQFKNFEQRGDVFTRLAKELG